The genomic interval CACCCGGTTCATCCCGTGCAGCCAGCGCTCCGGATCGGTCGCCCGCCGGGTGTAGTACGTCGCCACCTCCGGATGCGGCAGCACCAGGAACCGGTCGTCGGCCAGCGCCGCCACCACCTCCTCGGCGACCCGCTCCGGGGTGACCGCCCCGGCCGCGAGCAGGGCGGCACCCGGGCCCTCGCCCTGCTCCAGCATCGGCGTGCGCACCCCCTGCGGGCAGAGCGCCTGCACGACGACGCCCCGGTGGGCGTAGCTCGCCCGCAGCCACTCGGCGAACGCCACCGCCGCGTGTTTGGTCACCGAGTAGGGGGCGGCGCCGAGCAGGGTGAGCAGACCCGCGGCCGAGGCGGTGACCAGGAGCCGGCCGCGTCCGGCCGCCAGCCAGTCGGGCAGCAGCTCCCGGGCGGCGTACACCTGGGACATGGTGTTGACCCGCCAGGCCTGCTCCCAGGTCTCGTCGGTGGCGTCCAGCCCGCCGGTGCCGAGCACTCCGGCGTTGGCGCAGTAGAGGTCGATCCGGCCGAGCCGCTCCCGGGCGTACCGGACCAGCGCGGCGACCGCCGCCGGGTCGGCCATGTCGGCGGGGAAGACCTCGCCGCCGGTCCGGGCCGCGACCGCCCGGGCCGCGTCGGCGTCGAGGTCGTTGACCAGCACCCGGGCACCCTCGGCGGCGAACCGGGTGGCCAGCGCCGCGCCGATGCCGGAACCCGCCCCGGTCACCACCACGGCCGCACCGGGCAGGGCGAACCGGACAGCGTCAGCATCCACGATGCGGACAGTAGTCCCGTCCCGCACCGCTCGGCACTCCCCCGGCCGGGACGGTCCGGCCGCACGGGGGTGCCCGCTACCGTTCCGGGATGTCCGTCGACCTCGCCGCCACGCTGGCCCGGCCCACCACCCTCGGCGCCCTGCTCGCCGGCACCCGGCACACCCTGGCCGAACTGCTCGGCCCGGTACCCGTACCCGACCTGGACCTCGTCGCCGACCGGCGTACGTCCAGGGGCAGCGGGTCGATCCCGGGCGGCGCCTCGACCCGGCCGAGTTGGCCGGTACCAGCATCGGAGACCCGATCCCGGCCGAGTCCGCCACCAGCCCCGGCACGGCGCACTACGAGATCGACGTCCCGGCCAGTGGCGACGTGGTGTGGCTGACGGTCATCGACCACCTGCCCGAGGCCGGCGGTGGGGTGGAGGCGGTCTTCAGCCCCTGTCGCGCCTGCGTCGGCGTCGTGCTGGCCACCGCCCTGGCGCTGACCGCCGCCGAGCTGACCGGTGGCGAGTTCGTCGACGAGCAGATCCGGATGCTCCGGCCCGGGCCGACCGACCCGGGCCGGTTCGTCGCCGCGACCCGGCTGGCCCCGCCGCCGGACGACGACTTCGCCCTCGGCTGCGAGCGGTACCTGCGCCAGTTTCCGGCGCTGAACGGCTGGCCCCGGCGCCGCTCGATGCGCTGACCGGCCGGCGGCCGGCGGGCGGTGCACGGCCGGGATCCGCCGGTCGCCGCAGCGCCCGGTTGGGCGTGGTGAAAAGCTGACGGGTATGAGTTCCGACAGCGCACCACCCGCTCCGCCGGTCAGCACCAGCCCGAACGACTCCGACGACGGCTCCGGCACCTTCGCCGACCTCGGGCTGCGGACCGAACTCCTGGACGCGCTCGGCACGCTCGGCTACGAGGAGCCGACCGCCATCCAGCGGGCCGCCATCCCGCCCCTGCTGGCCGGCCAGGACCTGCTCGGCCAGGCCGCCACCGGGACCGGGAAGACCGCCGCGTTCGCGCTGCCGCTGCTGCACCGGCTGCCGGAGGGGCGGCGTTCCGGTGCGCCGGTGGCGCTGATCCTGGTACCGACCCGGGAACTGGCGGTGCAGGTCTCCGAGGCGATCCACCGGTACGGCCGCGAACTCGGCGTACGGGTGCTGCCGATCTACGGGGGCCAGCCGATCGCCCGGCAACTGCGGGCACTGGACGGCGGAGTGGACGTGGTGGTGGCCACCCCGGGACGGGCGCTGGACCACATCGCCCGGGACACTCTCCGACTCGACGGCCTCGCGACCGTCGTGCTGGACGAGGCGGACGAGATGCTCGACATGGGGTTCGCCGAGGACATCGAGGCGATCCTGCAACACGTACCGGAGCAACGGCAGACGGTGCTCTTCTCCGCCACCATGCCGGCCCGGATCGACGGGATGGCCCGGCAGTACCTGCGGGACCCGGCCCGGATCGAGATCGGCCGGCAGCCGGCGCCCACCGGCACCGCCCCGCTGGTCCGGCAGACCGCGTACGTGGTCGCCCGGGCGCACAAGCCGGCCGCGCTCGGCCGGGTACTCGACGTCGAGGCGCCGACCGCGGCGATCGTCTTCTGCCGCAGCCGGGAGGAGGTCGACCGGCTCACCGAGACGATGAACGGTCGCGGCTACCGGGCCGAGGCGCTGCACGGCGGGATGACCCAGGAGCAGCGGGACCGGGTGATGGGCCGGCTCCGGGCGGGTACCGCCGACCTGCTGGTGGCGACCGACGTGGCCGCCCGGGGGCTGGACATCGAGCAGCTCACCCACGTGGTGAACTACGACGTGCCGTCGGCCCCGGAGTCCTACGTGCACCGGATCGGCCGGGTCGGCCGGGCCGGCCGGCAGGGGGTGGCGATCACCCTGGCCGAGCCGCGCGAGCACCGGATGCTCAAGACCATCGAGCGGACCACCGGGCAGCGGATCTCGATCGACAAGATTCCGACCGTGGCCGACCTGCGGACCCGGCGGCTGGAGATGACCCGGGCGGCGCTGCACGAGAGCCTGCTGGAGGACGACCTCGACCCGTTCCGGGTGATCGTGGAGACCCTCACCGACGAGTTCGACGTGATGGAGGTGGCGCTGGCGGCGGTCAAGCTGGCGCACGAGTCGGCCGGAGGCGGCCCGGTCGACGAGGAGGAGGACATCCCGCAGGTGGCGTTCCGGTCCGACCGGGACGGCCGGGCCCGCCGCGACGGTGGCCGGGACGGCGGCCGGGACGACCGGCGCGCCGCCCGGCCCCGCTCCGGCGACATGGCCTGCCTCTTCATCGGGGTCGGCCGGCGGGCCGGGATCCGCCCGCAGGATCTGGTCGGGGCGATCACCGGCGAGACGGCGGTCAGCGGCCGGGAGATCGGCTCGATCGAGATCGCCGACCGGTTCTCGCTGGTCGAGGTGCCGAGGTCGGCGGCGAACGAGGTGATCACCCGGCTCCGGCAGAGCACCATCAAGGGCCGCAAGGCGACGGTACGCCGGGATCGCGAGGTCGGCCGCGACCAGCGCGACGGCTGAGTCGCCGCCCCGCCGCGACCGACGACGTGGCCGGGTCGCCGGCCGTGGCGACCGGCGGCAGGGCCGGGGCGCCGCCCGTGGCGGCCGGCGGCAGGGCCGGGTCGACGCTGTCAGCGGGTCGGCGCCGGTGCCGGAGGGACGGGGTAGCGGACCCGACGGACCCGACGGACCGTCATCGGAGGAGGGGCAGGTGGACGGGGCGGACCCGGATCGCTGGTCGGCGGTCGCCGCGGGCTGGGCCGAACTGTGGGGTGGCTTCGCCGAGCCGGTCTGGCGGGTCGTCGCGGCGGCCGGCGGGATCGGGCCGGGTTCCCGGGTGCTCGACGTCGGCTGTGGCGGCGGCGACCTGCTCGGCTATCTCGACCGGCTCGGCGCGACGACCGCCGGGATCGACCCGGCGCCCGGGATGCTGGCGCTGGCCAGGTCCCGGCTTCCCACCGCCGACCTGCGGATCGGCGACGCCGAGCGGCTACCCTGGCCGGATCGGACGTTCGACCTGGTGACCTCGGTCAACGCCGTGCAGTTCGCCGACGACACCCTGGACGCGCTGGCCGAGTTCGTCCGGGTCACCCGCCCCGGCGGCCTGGTCGCGATCGCGAACTGGGCGGAGGGGCGGCAGAACGACCTGGACACGGTCGAGCGGGCGGTCGCGTACGCCGCCGGCGAGGAGCCGCTGCCCGACGGCGAGTTGCGGGAGCCCGGTGGGCTCGAACGGCTGCTCGCCGACGGTGGGCTCGACCTGGTGGCGGCCGGGCTGGTCCAGGTCCCCTGGTACGTGCCCGACGACGACGCGCTGGTGCGTGGCGTACTGCTGGGCGAGGATCCGGAGACGATCGCCGCCACCGCGCCGACGGTACGGGAGGCGGCCCACCCGTTCCGGCAGCCGGACGGCGGCTACCGCCTCGACAACGCGTTCCGGTACGCCGTCGGCCGTACTCCCGGTCCCCGACCGTGCTCCGTACACCTCGCTCGGGCTGGTTGACCGGACGACCGCGACACCCCGCCGACCAGGCGTACCGGATGTACTATCAATTCACAGTCATCAATTGACTGTCGTCGGACGACCCGATCTCGCGGGGTGAGCGAACCCATGACACTGCCGCTACTCGTACCCGCGTCGGCCCGACCCCGTCGGGCCCTGACCGTGCTGGCCACGCTGGCGCTGCTGCTGGCCGGATCGCCCGCCTCCCCCGCCCGGGCCGCCGACCTCGACCGGGCCGCCGACGTCGACCGAGCCCCGGTGGACAACCCCTACCTCGGCGCGACGGCGTACGTGAACCCGGAGTGGTCCGCCCGGGCCCGCGCCGAACCCGGCGGGGCGGCCGTCGCCGACCAGCCGACCGGGGTCTGGCTGGACCGGATCGCCGCCGTCGCCGGCACGCCGGGACGGATGGGGCTGCGCGCCCACCTGACCTCGGCGCTGGCGCAGGGCGCCGACCTGGTGCAGCTGATCCTCTACAACCTGCCCGGCCGGGATTGCAACCGCCGGGTCGGCTACGGCGAGCTGGCCATCGACGAGCTCGACCGGTACCGGACCGAGTTCGTCGACCCGATCGTCGCGATCCTCGCCGACCCGAGCTACGCGGGGCTGCGGATCGTCACCGTCGTGGAGCCGAACTCGCTGCCGAACCTGGTCACCCACACCTCGCCGCGCCCCGCCGCGACCGCCGGCTGCGACCGTGCCAAGGCCGGCGGCGTGCACCTCGCCGGCATCGGCTACGCGCTCGCGCGGCTGGCCACCGTGCCGAACGTCTACGCCTACCTGGACGCCAGCCACCACGGCCAACTCGGCTGGTCGGACGACGGGGCCGCGACGGCGGCACTGCTACACCAGGCGGCCACCACCGCCGGCAGCACCCCGGCGGCCGTGCACGGCTTCACCGTCAACGTCGCCAACTATTCGGTACTGCGCGAGCCCTACCTCGACGCCGACGACGTGGTGCACGGCCAGCCGGTCCGGGAGACGCCCTGGATCGCCGGCAACGCGTACGTCGACGAGCTGCCGTACGCCCGGCAACTGCGCCAGCACCTGGTCGCCGTCGGCTTCTCCACCCGGATCGGCATGCTGGTCGACACCTCCCGCAACGGCTGGGGCGGACCGGCCCGGCCCACCGGCCCGGGACCGTCGACCAGCGCCGAGGAGTACGTCGAGGCGGGCCGGACCGACCGGCGCGGCTATCTCGGCAACTGGTGCAACCAGGTCGGCGCCGGACTCGGCGAGCGGCCGGTCGCGGCTCCGGAGGCCGGCATCGACGCGTACGCCTGGATCAAGCCGCCCGGCGAGTCCGACGGGGCCAGCGACGTGCTCGGGGCGAACCGGCCGTACGAGCCGATGTGCGACCCGACGTACCGCCCGCACCTCTTCCCGACGGTGACCAGTGGGGCGATGCAGAACGCCCCGCAGGTCGGCGAGTGGTTCCCGCCGCACTTCCGGCAACTGCTGGCCAACGCCTGGCCGCCGCTCTGATTGACCACTCTGGACGGCGCTCTGACTGCGACCGTGCTCCGGCCGGGCAAGCCGGAGCAGCGGCCCGCCCTCAGTAGTAGTTCCGCATCAGCTCCTCCGCCCAGCCCGGCTGGGTCACCGGGGTGCGCGGGGCGAACTCCCGCAGGTACGGCTTGACGTCCAGCACCGGCGTACCGTCGAGGGCGTCCAGGTCGGCCACGTGCAGGTCCCGGCCGTCGACCCGGAGCAGACGGCAGCGCGAGACGGCGAGCCGGTTCGGCCGGTTCGGACCCCGCGAGGCGAAGATGCCGACCACCGGGAAACGGTTGTCGCCGCGCGGATGCCGGGCCGCCGGGCTCACCCGGTCGGCGTCGACCCGGTCGAAGAGGAACACCACCTCGAGGTGGGAGAAGTCGGCCAGCCCGAGGGCCGCGTCGGCGGGCAGGTGTTCGGCGATCCGGATCACGGACCGCACGTCCCGCCACTCGTCCTCGAACGCCTCGGCCCGGCCGCCGATCACCCGGCCGACCGGCTCCACCTGATAGCTCATCTCCACCTCGAAGTAGTAGTAGTTCGGGCTGTCATCGTAGGGACCGCGCCGCCGCCTCCGTCGCACTGGGTAATCCAGACCGGCTCCAGAAATTGGGGTACGCCGGTTGCTACCGTTTACCGGCCCGCCGGGAAAAAGGGGGTGACCAGGCACATTGTCTTCACTCGACCACACCGTCGACCCGCAATTCGCGCGGGTGTCGGTCATCGTCCCGAACTACAACAAGGAAAAGACCCTCCGGGCCTGTCTCGCCGCGGTCTACGCGCAGACCCGCCCGCCGGCCGAGGTGATCGTCGTCGACGACGCGAGTACCGACCGGTCGCGGCAGATCGCGGCCGAGTTCCCCTGCACCGTACTGGCGTTCCCGGCCAACCGGGGCGTCTCGGCGGCGAGGAACGCCGGTGCCGCCCGAGCCGGCGGTGACCTGCTCTTCTTCGTCGACTCGGACATCGCGCTGGCGCCCGACGCGGTGGCCGGGGCGGTGGCGGAACTGCGGGCCCATCCGGGCTGCGGCGTGGTGCAGGGGATCTACGACCTGACGCCGCTCTTCCCGGACGGGCCGGTCGAGTCCTACAAGACGCTCTTCGAACACTTCTGGCGGCGCCGCGACGTCGGGGTCACCGCGATCACCATGTTCGCGCTCACCGCCGTTCCCCGGGCGGTCTTCGAGCTGGTGGGCGGCTTCGACGAACGGCTGCGGGACGCCGAGGACGTCGAGTTCGGCACCCGCCTGCCGGCGTCGTACGAGATCCGCACCAGCGACCGGGTGGTGGGCCGGCACGACGACGTGGACCGGCTGGGGCCGTACCTGTCGGAGCACTTCCGCCGAGCCCGCACGTACGCCGGAGCGGTCGTCGCGGCGCGCTGGGCGCCCGGGTCGGCGAAGTCCGATGTGGATCAGGCTGAGCGGCGGGCGCCGCACCGGATCGACCTCGGCTCGGTCGTCGGACTCTTCGGCAGCGCCCTCGCGGTGGCCGGGCTGCCGCTGGCCGCCTGGTCACCGTGGCTGCTGCCGGTGCCGCTGGCCGGGCTGGTCGCCTTCCTCGGCGCGGACCGGGCGCTGCTCGGGTTCGCACTGCGGCAGCGCGGGCCGGGCTTCCTGCTCTTCGCCACCGGGATGCGGTTCCTGACCCACCTGACCGAGTTCACCGGGCTGGCGCTCGGGCTGGGCCGGGCCCTGCTCCGGCGTCCCCGGCCCGGCCGGGTCGCCCCGCTGGCCCCGGAGTCGACCCGGTGACCCGCCCACCCGGCCCAACCCCCTCGACCCGCCCCACCGGCCAGACCGGCTCGGTCGACCGGGCTGGCCGGGGTCGGCTGGGCGCGGTGGTCGAGGCGGTGCAGCGCGCGATCGGGCGGCGGCCCGGCTGGTGGCGACGGGTCAACCAACTGCTGGTCGTGGTCTTCGTGCTGGCCCTGACGGCCGGGCTGGTGCTGTTCCTGCGGGACCAGGACTGGACACCGGTCCGGGCGCTGGCGCAGCGGCTCGACCCGGTCCAGGTCGGACTGGTACTCGGCGGTGCGCTGCTGGTCAACTCGGTCGGGCTGCTGCTCGGGTACCACTCCTGGCAGGCGCTCTTCGTCGACCTCGGTGCGGCGGTGGACCGGTGGACCGCCGCCCGGTTGTTCTTCGTCGGCTTCCTCGCCAAGTTCGTCCCGGGCCGGTTCGTCGCGCTGCCGGTACTGCTCCGGATGGGTAAGGAGATCAACGTCGGGGCGGTACGGCTCGCGGGGGTCTTCGGACTCAGCTGGGTGGTGGTGGCGCTGACCGGGATGACCGTCGGCCTCGCGGCCGGGCCGGCGGTACTGGACCGGGCGACCGGCTGGATGCTGCTCGCCGTACTGCCGCTGGTGGCGCTCTTCGTCCGCCCGGACCTGCTCAACCGGGGGCTTGCCGGGACGGCGCGACTGTTGCGCCGGCCACCGCCGCAGGTGAGCGCGTCCCGGGCCGGCGTCCGGCGGGCGATCACCACGCAGTCGCTCTCCTGGGTGGTCTCCGGGCACCACCTCTGGCTGCTGGCGGTGACGGCCGGCGCCCCGCCGCTGCGCTCCTACCTGGTCTGTGTGGCCGGTTTCGCCGCCGCCACCGTGGCCGGGTTGCTGGTGATGGTCGTCCCGGACGGGCTGGGCGTCCGGGAGGCGGTGCTGATGGTGGGGCTGTCGACCGTGATGCCGGTGTCGGTGGCCGCCCCGGTGGTGCTGACCAGCCGGCTGGTCTGCGCACTCAGCGAGGTCGCGGTCGGCGCGGGCGGGCTGCTGCTCGCCCAGTACGTCCACCGGCGCCGGCTCGGCCCTCGCGGTGGTGCCGACCCCGCACTGACCGGCTGACCCGGATCCCGTTCCCGCCGGTCGTCCGGCCAGCCAGTCGGAAAGCGTCGTCGTTCCCGGAAACCGCCGGGATCCCGTCCAGGTCGAGAAATGATCGCGTCCACGTCGAGAATGTCGGTGACACCATGTCGAATGCGTTGGTCCGTGCGGTGGCACGGCTGATCCGAGTCCCGGTACGGGTACTCGTCCGAGCCAATCCCAGGATCAACAGGGCGTGGTGGAACGTCCAGTACGCCCTGGGGTTCTGGCGCTATCTCGACGACATGTCCGACGGGGACATGCCGCTGTCACTGATCGAGAGCTGGGCGCCCCGACCGGCGATTCTGGACCTGGGTTGCGGCACCAGTGCCAACCTGCCGCTGACGCCGGGTCGATACCGGCACTACCACGGTGTCGACCTCAGTTCCCGGGCGATCGAGGCGGCCCGGGCCCTGGACCGGCCGGACACCACGTTCGAGGTGGCCGACATCCGCACCTTCGACACGACGCACCGGTACGACGCGATCCTGCTCCGTGAGGTCGTCTACTACCTGACCGAGACCGAGGCCGCCGAACTGCTGCGGCGGCTGCCCGCGATGCTGACGCCCCGGGGCCGGATCGTCGTGCAGATCTACGACGAGGCCCCGGCCGAGGAGTTCGCCCGGATCGTCCGGGCCTGCGGCCTCTCGGTCGCCGAGGAGGTCCCCGCGCGCCTCGGGGACGATCCTGCCGGTGCCTTCTTCGTGCTGACCGGTCAGGAGGGGATGGAGCGGGCCGATGGCACCGGGCGCGGCGGATCCGCCGGGTTGGATTCCGCCGAGCCGGCCATCGAGCCGGGTCACGCCGGGCCGGGTCGCGCCCCCTCGGGCGACTCCCGGTCGGGTGACGCCGAGCCGGTCGCCGGGATCAGACCGGGACCCGCCGCTCCCACCACGGCCGCACGGTGACGGGTTCGCTGCGCAGCAGCCGCCGGTGCAGGTCCTGGAGCCGGTGTCCCGGCTCCACCCCGAGCCGGTCGGCCAGGGTGATCCGGGCGTCCTCGAAGGCGGTCAGCGCCTCGGCCCGCCGCGACGTCTGGCCGAGGACCACCAGCAGCAGTTCCCAGAGCCGCTCCCGCATCGGCTGCTCGGCGAGCATGCAGCGCAGCTCGGAGACGAGGTTCTCCACGTCGCCGAGGAGCAGCCGTACCCCGGTGGCCTCCTCCACCGCGTCCTGCCGCAGCTCGGTGAGACGGATCCGTTCCGCCTCGGCCAGCGGCCCCGTCGCCTCCTGGAGCGCCAGGCCGGACCAGCGGGACAGCGCCTGCTGGAAACAGTCGAGCGCCCGGGACAGCTCGCCCTGGGCCCGGGCCGCCCGGGCCACCCTGACGTCGTGCTCGAACCGGGTGACGTCGACGGCGACCGCCGGGACGTCGAGGGTGTATCCCGGGCGGGTGGACCGGAGTACCCGGGCCAGTGCCGGCGGCCGGCCCGGATGCTCCAGCACCCGGCGCAGCCGGCCGATGTAGGTGTGCACCATGTTCTCCACCGAATCGGGCCGGCGCCCGTTCCAGATCGCGTCGACGATCTGCGGCACCGACATCACCATCCCGCAGCGCAGTGCCAGCACGGCGAGCACCTCCCGCTGCCGGGGAGTGCCCAGGTAGAGGTTGGTACCGCCCCGCTCGGCCCGGATCGGACCGAGCAGCAGGATCTTCAGGTCGTCTTCCGACATCTTCACTTCCCCCTAGAGAGGCATCGCTGCTTCCCCCCGCACGGCCGGGCCACGCTGCCCGACGTCGTCGTACGCGAAACGGCACGTCGTCACTACCGGTCGGCACCGGGTACGACGAACCGCAGTCCCCGGTCGAGCAACCGGGGAAGTACGGTTTCCAGGGCTGCCACGGTCTGCGACCGGTCGCCGCCGCCGTCGTGGCAGAGCAGGACGTGCCCGGGCCGGCACCGGGACAGCCGCCGGACGATCCGGTCCACCCCCGGGCTGCGCCAGTCGCTCGGGTTGACCGTCCAGTCCACCGGCACCAGGCCGAGGTCGGCGGTGGTCCGCAGTACCGTCGACGACCAGTTGCCGCCCGGTGCGCGGAACAGCCGGGGCGTGGTCCCGGCGGCGTCCTCGATCTGTCGCTGCGCCGCCACGATCTCGCTACGCAGCCGCGGCGCGGGCAGCGCGGCGAACGGCTGCGGATGCGTCATCGAGTGGTTGCCGACCAGGTGTCCGGCGTCGCGGATCCGGCGGGCCAGCCCGGGGTGTTCGGCGACCCGGGCACCGATCAGGAAGAAGGTGGCCCGGACCCGGTGCCGGTCGAGCAGGTCCAGGATCCGGGGCGTCCACTCGGGATGCGGCCCGTCGTCGACGGTGAGTGCCACGCTCTGCCCGGCCACCCCGAAGACCGGCCGGTGTCCGTCGCCGAGCATCGGCCGGCGGCACCGGAACTGCTGTGCCCGGAGCGCGAACAACAGGTAGTGCAACGCCTGGGCCGACAGGTACGGCCAGGAGATCCGCCCGGTGCCCGGCTGCCCGGTCATCGCCGGCCCGCCTCGTCCGGGCCGGGGTTCCGCCGGAGGCTCGCCGCGTCCGGGTTCAGCCGCTCCACCCGGGCCGGGACCTCGTCGACGCCGATCTCCGGGAGGCGCCCCCGGCCACCGATCGGCCCGCTCATCGCGGCAATTTCGCGGCGGGCACCCGGGCCGGGCCGAAGTCCCGGTCCACCAGGTGCCGCAGCCCTCCGACGACGGCACCGGCCACGATGGTCACCTGGACGAGCAGGTGCACGGCGTAGAAGAAGGCGGCGAAGCCCGGGCCGCGGCGGCGCAGTACGAAGCGCAGCAGTCCCGGGTCGGCGGCGACGAAGAGCGCCAGCAGGACGAGTGGGACCGCGAGCAGCACCGGGGCGTACAGCCCGAGCGGCAGGGTCAGCGGCACCAGGGCGGCGCTGAGCAGTCCGGCCGGGGTGTTGGCCCGGATCCCGGCCGGTCCGCGCTCGGCCCGGGCGACCGGGACGAGGAGCTGGGAGCGGCCGAACTGCTTGCGCAGCAGCCGACCCAGGTGGCTGTCGTCGTCGTGCCGGCAGACCACGGTGTCGGTCAGCACGATGCCGTAGCGGTCGCCCATCCGGTCGCCGATCTCGACGTCCTCGGAGGCGCGCAGCCGCTCGTCGAATCCGCCGACGTCGGCGAAGACCGCCCGGCGGATCAGGCAGACCGCGAAGAGGGTGGTGCGGACCCGGCCGACGTGGCGCAGCCGCCAGTAGTGGCCGTGCAGCAGCCGGTACGCCTCGACCGGGCCGTCGTCGTGCAGCGGCCGGAGCGCGTAGATGCCGTGTACGCAGGCGACGTCCGGCTCGGCGGTGAGGATCGCCAGCGCGTTGGCCAGGGCGTCGGGCTCGGGGGCGCAGTCGGAGTCGACGAAGAAGAGCAGCTCGCCGACGCTGGCCCGGATGCCCCGGTTGCGGGCGGCCGCCGGCCCCGCGTTGCGGTCGGTGACCAGCAGCCGGCACGGAAACTCGGCGGCGATCTCCCGGGTGTCGTCGGTGCTGGCGTCGTCGACGACGATGACCTCGGTGACCGGGTGCCGTTGCGCGTAGACGGCCGCCAGGCAGGCGCGGAGAGTCTTCGAGCCGTTGTGTACGGGGATGATGACCGACACCGTCGGCGACATGTTCACCCACCTCAGCGGGATTGCGGGACAACCGTCAGGGACATTGACATTACGAGATCTACTCCGTCGCGACCAAGCTATCCAGTCGGTTGTCGACTGGCAAGCGTTGCCTTACGTAGTCAAGGTTGCGTCCAGCACCGATCCAGAGAAGATCCCGTACCAATCGATAGCGTCACGACATGCCCAATCTGGTCAGCCTGTCCGATTGCGATCGACTCACCGTTCGCGAGGTGCACGACCTCTATCGTCGTTACGTCAACGCGAGCCAGGTCAGCCTGATGACCTCGTTCGGGTTCGGCCGGGAATTGGTCGACCACGCCGAAGGCGCACACCTGGTACTC from Plantactinospora sp. BC1 carries:
- a CDS encoding polysaccharide deacetylase family protein: MTGQPGTGRISWPYLSAQALHYLLFALRAQQFRCRRPMLGDGHRPVFGVAGQSVALTVDDGPHPEWTPRILDLLDRHRVRATFFLIGARVAEHPGLARRIRDAGHLVGNHSMTHPQPFAALPAPRLRSEIVAAQRQIEDAAGTTPRLFRAPGGNWSSTVLRTTADLGLVPVDWTVNPSDWRSPGVDRIVRRLSRCRPGHVLLCHDGGGDRSQTVAALETVLPRLLDRGLRFVVPGADR
- a CDS encoding glycosyltransferase family 2 protein, whose amino-acid sequence is MSPTVSVIIPVHNGSKTLRACLAAVYAQRHPVTEVIVVDDASTDDTREIAAEFPCRLLVTDRNAGPAAARNRGIRASVGELLFFVDSDCAPEPDALANALAILTAEPDVACVHGIYALRPLHDDGPVEAYRLLHGHYWRLRHVGRVRTTLFAVCLIRRAVFADVGGFDERLRASEDVEIGDRMGDRYGIVLTDTVVCRHDDDSHLGRLLRKQFGRSQLLVPVARAERGPAGIRANTPAGLLSAALVPLTLPLGLYAPVLLAVPLVLLALFVAADPGLLRFVLRRRGPGFAAFFYAVHLLVQVTIVAGAVVGGLRHLVDRDFGPARVPAAKLPR
- a CDS encoding AfsR/SARP family transcriptional regulator — encoded protein: MSEDDLKILLLGPIRAERGGTNLYLGTPRQREVLAVLALRCGMVMSVPQIVDAIWNGRRPDSVENMVHTYIGRLRRVLEHPGRPPALARVLRSTRPGYTLDVPAVAVDVTRFEHDVRVARAARAQGELSRALDCFQQALSRWSGLALQEATGPLAEAERIRLTELRQDAVEEATGVRLLLGDVENLVSELRCMLAEQPMRERLWELLLVVLGQTSRRAEALTAFEDARITLADRLGVEPGHRLQDLHRRLLRSEPVTVRPWWERRVPV